One region of Sebastes fasciatus isolate fSebFas1 chromosome 1, fSebFas1.pri, whole genome shotgun sequence genomic DNA includes:
- the LOC141776744 gene encoding scavenger receptor cysteine-rich domain-containing protein DMBT1-like, producing TPTTTPVAIHPYTAPYPAVRLVNSNSSCSGRVEIYRHYNWGTVCDNYWDLNDAHVVCRQLGCGRALSALGNAYFGQGTGPIWLADLHCTGNEASLTNCTHRGLGYHYCHHAEDAGVICEGKFMHTVSTLQLVNSNSSCSGRVEIYHHYRWGTVCDNYWDLNDAHVVCQQLGCGRALSALGNAYFGQGTGPIWLADLHCTGNEASLTHCQHPGFANHYCHHAEDAGVICEGIPTTTSTTTTPTTTTPTTTTPTTTTSTTTTPTTTTPSTTTPTTTTPTTTTPTTTTPTTTTPTTTTPTTTTPTTTTPTTTIPTTTTPTTTTPTTTTPTTTTPTTTTPTTTTQTTTTPTTTTPTTTPIETHPYTAPYPAVRLVNSNSSCSGRVEIYHHYRWGTVCDNYWDLNDAHVVCQQLGCGRALSALGNAYFGQGTGPIWLADLHCTGNEASLTHCQHPGFANHYCHHAEDAGVICEATQTTTTPTTTTPTTTPIETHPYTAPYPAVRLVNSNSSCSGRVEIYHHYRWGTVCDNYWDLNDAHVVCQQLGCGRALSALGNAYFGQGTGPIWLADLHCTGNEASLTHCQHPGFANHYCHHAEDAGVICEGIPTTTSTTTTPTTTTPTTTTSTTTTPTTTTPTTTTPTTTTPTTTTPTTTTPTTTTPTTTTPTTTTPTTTTPTTTTPTTTTPTTTTPTTTTQTTTTPTTTTPTTTPIETHPYTAPYPAVRLVNSNSSCSGRVEIYHHYRWGTVCDNYWDLNDAHVVCQQLGCGRALSALGNAYFGQGTGPIWLADLHCTGNEASLTHCQHPGFANHYCHHAEDAGVICEGKFMHTVMRLVNSNSSCSGRVEIYRHYNWGTVCDNYWDLNDAHVVCRQLGCGRALSALGNAYFGQGTGPIWLADLHCTGNEASLTNCTHRGLGYHYCHHAEDAGVICEGIPRITSTTTTPTTTTPPSTTSTTTTPTTTTPPSTATTTTSPTTTILPSAARTTTPPSTVSTTTTPTPYTPPSTATTTTYPTTTSTTTHGQQPLIQASQLVCSPYKIEVGVPLQNLLSAGLNAFSGHLATPYCTSYTVRDNIVWYQVLRRTGFCGTVMTTNTTHAIYSNSLFFYPLSNGSFSLPSIIPFSCAYPLETETSLNAVIKPQILKGGLTGSGTKARAYMNLFRDSNYSYSYPAGPLSLPVGSALHVQASVPLSDPSLALVLQECYTTNSSNPDDPVQYFLIHSRCSTDSHRVSVVENGLSYRARFSALLFPLHGDNPSVFIHCRLRLCDKRSHNCVPICRRRTYRSADTDKEDFATIGPINFH from the exons actccaaccacgactccAGTCGCAATTCATCCATACACTGCACCATATCCTGCAGTGAGACTGGTCAACTCTAACAGCAGCTGTTCTGGCAGAGTGGAGATCTACCGCCACTACAATTGGGGGACGGTTTGTGACAACTATtgggatttgaatgatgctcATGTGGTTTGTCGACAGCTGGGCTGTGGCAGAGCTCTGTCAGCTCTAGGAAATGCATATTTTGGACAGGGCACTGGACCAATTTGGTTAGCTGACCTTCACTGTACAGGGAATGAAGCATCACTAACAAACTGTACCCATCGGGGATTAGGGTACCACTACTGTCATCATGCTGAGGATGCTGGTGTCATTTGTGAAGGTAAGTTTATGCATACAGTAAGCACACTGCA ACTGGTCAACTCTAACAGCAGCTGTTCTGGCAGAGTGGAGATTTACCACCACTATCGTTGGGGGACGGTTTGTGACAACTACtgggatttgaatgatgctcATGTGGTTTGTCAACAGCTGGGCTGTGGCAGAGCTCTGTCAGCTCTAGGAAACGCATATTTTGGACAGGGCACTGGACCAATTTGGTTAGCTGACCTTCACTGTACAGGGAATGAGGCATCATTAACACACTGTCAACATCCGGGATTTGCGAACCACTACTGTCATCATGCTGAGGATGCTGGTGTCATTTGTGAAG GAATTCCCACGACTActtcaaccacaactactcctaccacaactactccaacaacaactactccaaccacaactacttcaaccacgactactccaaccacaactactccttccacaactactccaaccacaactactccaactacaactactccaacaacgactactccaaccacaactactcctaccacaactactccaacaacaactactccaaccacaactactccaaccacgactattccaaccacaactactcctaccacaactactccaaccacaactactccaactacaactactccaacaacgactactccaacaacaactactcaaaccacaactactccaacaacaactactccaaccacgactccAATCGAAACTCATCCATACACTGCACCATATCCTGCAGTGAGACTGGTCAACTCTAACAGCAGCTGTTCTGGCAGAGTGGAGATTTACCACCACTATCGTTGGGGGACGGTTTGTGACAACTACtgggatttgaatgatgctcATGTGGTTTGTCAACAGCTGGGCTGTGGCAGAGCTCTGTCAGCTCTAGGAAACGCATATTTTGGACAGGGCACTGGACCAATTTGGTTAGCTGACCTTCACTGTACAGGGAATGAGGCATCATTAACACACTGTCAACATCCGGGATTTGCGAACCACTACTGTCATCATGCTGAGGATGCTGGTGTCATTTGTGAAG ctactcaaaccacaactactccaacaacaactactccaaccacgactccAATCGAAACTCATCCATACACTGCACCATATCCTGCAGTGAGACTGGTCAACTCTAACAGCAGCTGTTCTGGCAGAGTGGAGATTTACCACCACTATCGTTGGGGGACGGTTTGTGACAACTACtgggatttgaatgatgctcATGTGGTTTGTCAACAGCTGGGCTGTGGCAGAGCTCTGTCAGCTCTAGGAAACGCATATTTTGGACAGGGCACTGGACCAATTTGGTTAGCTGACCTTCACTGTACAGGGAATGAGGCATCATTAACACACTGTCAACATCCGGGATTTGCGAACCACTACTGTCATCATGCTGAGGATGCTGGTGTCATTTGTGAAG GAATTCCCACGACTActtcaaccacaactactccaacaacaactactccaaccacaactacttcaaccacgactactccaaccacaactactcctaccacaactactccaaccacaactactccaactacaactactccaacaacgactactccaaccacaactactcctaccacaactactccaacaacaactactccaaccacaactactccaaccacgactactccaaccacaactactcctaccacaactactccaacaacaactactcaaaccacaactactccaacaacaactactccaaccacgactccAATCGAAACTCATCCATACACTGCACCATATCCTGCAGTGAGACTGGTCAACTCTAACAGCAGCTGTTCTGGCAGAGTGGAGATTTACCACCACTATCGTTGGGGGACGGTTTGTGACAACTACtgggatttgaatgatgctcATGTGGTTTGTCAACAGCTGGGCTGTGGCAGAGCTCTGTCAGCTCTAGGAAACGCATATTTTGGACAGGGCACTGGACCAATTTGGTTAGCTGACCTTCACTGTACAGGGAATGAGGCATCATTAACACACTGTCAACATCCGGGATTTGCGAACCACTACTGTCATCATGCTGAGGATGCTGGTGTCATTTGTGAAGGTAAGTTTATGCATACAGTAA TGAGACTGGTCAACTCTAACAGCAGCTGTTCTGGCAGAGTGGAGATCTACCGCCACTACAATTGGGGGACGGTTTGTGACAACTATtgggatttgaatgatgctcATGTGGTTTGTCGACAGCTGGGCTGTGGCAGAGCTCTGTCAGCTCTAGGAAATGCATATTTTGGACAGGGCACTGGACCAATTTGGTTAGCTGACCTTCACTGTACAGGGAATGAAGCATCACTAACAAACTGTACCCATCGGGGATTAGGGTACCACTACTGTCATCATGCTGAGGATGCTGGTGTCATTTGTGAAG GAATTCCCAGGATTActtcaaccacaactactcctaccacaactactccaccCTCAACTACatcaaccacaactactccaaccacaactactccaccCTCAACTGCTACAACCACAACTTCTCCCACCACGACTATTCTACCCTCAGCTGCCAGAACCACTACTCCACCCTCAACTGtttcaaccacaactactccaaccccATATACTCCACCCTCAACTGCTACGACCACAACTTATCCAACCACAACTTCTACAACCACGCATG GCCAACAACCACTAATCCAGGCCTCTCAGCTTGTTTGCTCCCCTTATAAGATTGAAGTTGGTGTCCCACTGCAAAATCTGCTGTCGGCTGGTTTGAATGCATTCTCTGGTCACCTGGCGACCCCATACTGTACCAGCTACACAGTGCGTGATAATATTGTGTGGTACCAAGTGCTACGTAGGACTGGCTTCTGTGGAACTGTAATGACG acCAACACCACCCATGCCATCTACAGCAACAGCTTGTTTTTCTACCCTCTAAGTAACGGTTCCTTCAGTCTACCTTCGATTATTCCGTTCTCTTGTGCCTATCCCTTGGAAACCGAAACCAGCCTGAATGCTGTAATCAAACCTCAGAT CCTTAAAGGTGGCCTCACGGGATCAGGTACCAAAGCCAGAGCCTACATGAATCTTTTCCGGGACTCCAACTATTCATACAGCTACCCAGCGGGTCCGCTCTCTCTGCCAGTGGGCTCTGCCTTGCATGTGCAAGCGTCTGTGCCTCTGAGTGATCCAAGCCTCGCACTCGTGCTGCAGGAGTGCTATACCACTAACTCCTCAAACCCTGATGACCCCGTTCAATACTTTCTCATTCATTCCAG GTGCTCTACTGACTCTCATCGTGTGTCAGTGGTTGAGAACGGCCTGTCCTACCGTGCTCGTTTCTCTGCCCTGCTCTTCCCTCTCCATGGTGACAACCCAAGCGTCTTCATTCACTGCAGACTACGCCTATGTGACAAGAGGAGCCATAACTGTGTTCCA ATTTGCAGAAGAAGGACTTATCGCTCTGCTGACACAGACAAAGAAGATTTTGCTACCATTGGACCAATCAACTTCCACTAA